One genomic segment of Pedobacter endophyticus includes these proteins:
- a CDS encoding response regulator transcription factor, with translation MPHTILLIDDEKDLLQFMSEVLSEHYRVITVDNGLSALKELGQHAIQLIISDVMMPGLDGFQLCEKIKASPEYAHIPIILLTAKNTFTAKIEGLRHGADAYIEKPFSYDLVLVQVDNLLKNRSNVRNHVLQDPFGHLQFEERSQSDNDFLKKLDQYILKNLSNSDFDINDLAVHMHMSRPTLYRRIKQLLNVPVKDLITQARLNKAVQLMAENNHKIFEIAQIVGYNSQTVFGRSFQRYFKQSPVEYISTLRDKINGSNG, from the coding sequence ATGCCGCATACAATTTTGCTAATAGATGATGAGAAAGATCTTCTCCAGTTTATGTCTGAAGTGCTGAGTGAGCATTATCGGGTAATTACGGTTGATAATGGTTTGAGTGCATTAAAAGAATTGGGCCAACATGCTATTCAACTGATTATTAGCGACGTGATGATGCCCGGTTTGGATGGTTTCCAATTGTGCGAGAAAATAAAAGCAAGCCCCGAATACGCCCATATTCCCATTATTTTGCTTACTGCAAAAAATACTTTCACAGCCAAGATTGAGGGTTTAAGGCATGGTGCCGATGCCTACATCGAAAAACCGTTCTCTTATGATTTGGTATTGGTACAGGTAGATAATCTGCTCAAAAACCGATCGAACGTTAGAAATCATGTTCTCCAAGATCCTTTTGGTCACCTCCAGTTCGAAGAGCGGTCACAATCAGACAACGATTTTTTAAAAAAATTAGACCAGTATATCCTTAAAAATTTAAGCAACAGCGATTTCGATATTAACGATTTGGCCGTGCACATGCACATGAGTCGCCCTACATTGTACCGACGAATTAAGCAACTGCTGAACGTTCCGGTAAAGGATTTGATTACTCAGGCCAGGTTAAACAAGGCAGTTCAGTTAATGGCAGAAAACAACCATAAAATTTTTGAAATTGCGCAGATTGTCGGCTATAACTCGCAAACTGTTTTCGGTAGAAGTTTTCAGCGCTATTTTAAGCAATCGCCGGTAGAGTACATTTCCACTTTACGCGATAAAATTAACGGCAGTAACGGATAG
- a CDS encoding ligand-binding sensor domain-containing protein produces the protein MHFCFLFTLMLKVVISSAQSYYFQNYQVDDGLLHNTVTAIAQDYRGFIWIGTKGGLNRFDGYYFRDFSITEKLSGENSITVLREDKKRVLWIGTLNGLFFLNADSEKVQRLTLPLGYVGSIACDKNNNLWVTSNGKVYHYQPSTGKYFDTKIGGSSTEVDRNGLLWIGTHQGVLKTLETGNRNTNLNNLQTTFRTNVRWPITRILPTREFVLMATTHGLYKYNLKDGSTKALLTKNADGTDVYVRDLKILSNGECWLATERGIYIYNLTQDSYKNIQHKTGDYYSLSDNAVYCLIQDERKGIWAGTFFGGVNHLSTENNAFEKYFPTNLKNSISGKAVREICGDKDGYVWLGTEDAGINKFDPKTKSFTRFSGVGRTSDLSYPNIHGLLVQNDQIFAGPFLQGLEILNRQTGKLYKRFNNIIRPRSHIKAFVMSIAKTKNGQILVGTTGAGLFSYLPKAQKLVPVPQIPQNSYVYVIAEDHEGTIYTGSLGNGAFFFNPKTKRYGSIRFKDESDPKSMENMIQGIYEDKQQILWFCTEGGGLIRVAKDRKTFKRFGTKTGFPTNNVFRILEDDHQNLWISSLKGLICFNTKTEKFKVYSKANGLLTDQFNYNSAYKDQYGKMYFGSVKGLIAFHPDSLRKQTPTPPIYITSLHISSNSAAENTGQTQKPILATDSIVLNYNQSTFDVEFAALDYAAPDLIRYQYRMLGLNKQWTQINSNRKAYFTNLAPGKYQFAIKARSNIGLWQTPEKVLFIKILPPFYKSTAAYILYGILLISLTSLIIYFYHRSIEIKNQRKHQLFALNKEKEIYHSKIEFFTNIAHEIQTPLTLVKGPIDWALNKVNDPTTVERNLELVKKNIQRLITLTTQMLDFRKTEEYNFALNFEKVNINKLIIDQVEIFSLELSKQQLQLNLTLPKRTLHAWVDNEACTKIMSNLLSNAVKYAGSYINISMKVCNAEGKRNVVIRIENDGEMIDAEHQQKIFEPFYRVNHQKSIPGSGIGLALAKHLAEMHHGKLILIQNDEINIFELTIPINQEVKLDLS, from the coding sequence ATAGCGCAAGATTACAGGGGTTTCATCTGGATTGGTACAAAGGGTGGGCTGAACCGTTTTGATGGCTATTATTTTAGAGATTTCTCTATCACTGAAAAATTGTCGGGAGAAAATTCCATAACGGTTTTGCGAGAAGATAAAAAGCGGGTTTTGTGGATTGGGACACTAAATGGCCTGTTTTTCTTAAACGCAGATTCGGAAAAAGTGCAAAGGCTAACTTTGCCATTGGGCTATGTTGGAAGTATAGCCTGCGATAAAAATAATAACCTCTGGGTTACTTCGAACGGAAAAGTTTACCACTATCAACCATCAACCGGCAAATATTTCGACACAAAAATTGGCGGCAGCAGTACGGAGGTAGATCGCAATGGCCTGTTGTGGATAGGCACTCATCAAGGGGTACTTAAAACGCTTGAAACTGGCAATCGGAATACCAATTTGAATAATCTGCAAACCACATTCAGAACCAATGTACGTTGGCCCATCACCCGCATTCTGCCTACCAGAGAATTTGTATTGATGGCTACAACGCATGGCCTTTATAAATACAACTTAAAAGATGGCAGCACCAAAGCACTACTCACCAAAAATGCCGATGGAACGGATGTATATGTTCGGGATCTCAAAATCCTTTCGAACGGTGAATGTTGGCTGGCCACCGAAAGGGGAATTTACATTTACAATCTTACTCAGGATAGCTATAAAAATATTCAGCACAAAACCGGCGACTATTATTCGCTCAGTGATAATGCGGTATACTGCTTAATTCAGGATGAACGAAAAGGCATTTGGGCGGGTACTTTTTTTGGTGGGGTAAACCATTTATCCACAGAAAATAATGCTTTTGAAAAGTACTTTCCTACCAATTTAAAAAATTCTATTTCGGGGAAAGCTGTTCGCGAAATTTGCGGAGATAAAGACGGGTATGTGTGGCTGGGTACCGAAGATGCAGGAATTAACAAGTTTGATCCTAAAACGAAATCATTTACGCGATTTTCTGGTGTGGGGCGTACTTCAGATTTATCTTATCCGAATATTCATGGATTATTGGTGCAGAACGATCAGATTTTTGCCGGACCTTTTTTGCAGGGATTGGAAATTTTAAACAGACAAACTGGCAAACTGTATAAACGATTTAACAATATTATCCGTCCCAGAAGCCATATCAAAGCTTTTGTAATGTCTATCGCCAAAACAAAAAATGGGCAGATTCTTGTTGGCACAACTGGTGCAGGTTTGTTTTCCTATCTTCCAAAAGCCCAAAAATTGGTGCCTGTTCCTCAAATTCCTCAAAATTCTTACGTTTATGTTATCGCCGAGGACCACGAAGGAACCATTTATACAGGCAGTTTAGGAAACGGGGCTTTTTTCTTTAATCCCAAAACAAAGCGATACGGGAGCATCAGGTTTAAAGATGAAAGTGACCCTAAATCCATGGAAAACATGATTCAGGGGATTTATGAAGATAAACAGCAGATTCTTTGGTTTTGCACTGAAGGTGGTGGATTGATCAGGGTGGCAAAAGATCGTAAAACGTTTAAGCGCTTTGGTACCAAAACCGGTTTCCCAACCAACAACGTATTTAGGATATTGGAAGATGACCATCAAAATCTTTGGATCAGTTCGCTAAAAGGGCTGATTTGTTTCAATACCAAAACAGAAAAATTTAAAGTTTACTCAAAGGCCAACGGTTTATTAACCGATCAGTTTAATTACAATTCGGCCTATAAAGATCAGTATGGGAAAATGTATTTCGGATCGGTTAAGGGGCTGATTGCTTTCCATCCGGATTCGTTGAGGAAACAAACGCCAACGCCGCCAATTTACATTACCTCGCTCCACATCAGCAGCAACAGCGCTGCCGAAAATACAGGCCAAACTCAAAAACCGATTCTGGCTACCGATTCTATTGTGCTTAATTACAATCAATCGACGTTTGATGTGGAGTTTGCTGCACTGGATTACGCTGCTCCGGATCTTATTCGATACCAGTACCGAATGCTGGGCCTGAACAAACAATGGACACAGATTAATAGCAATAGAAAAGCTTATTTCACTAATCTGGCGCCTGGAAAATATCAGTTTGCAATTAAAGCAAGAAGTAATATCGGCTTGTGGCAAACTCCGGAAAAAGTGCTTTTTATAAAAATTTTGCCACCTTTTTACAAATCTACAGCCGCTTACATTCTTTATGGCATATTGTTAATCTCGTTAACTTCGTTGATTATCTATTTTTACCACAGGTCTATCGAGATCAAAAATCAGCGTAAGCATCAACTTTTTGCGCTGAATAAAGAAAAGGAAATTTATCATTCCAAAATCGAGTTTTTTACCAATATCGCTCACGAAATACAAACGCCACTTACTTTGGTTAAAGGCCCGATAGACTGGGCTTTGAATAAAGTTAACGACCCCACCACGGTAGAGCGAAATCTGGAGCTCGTAAAAAAGAACATTCAACGGTTAATTACGCTCACCACACAAATGCTCGATTTCAGGAAAACCGAGGAGTACAACTTTGCGCTGAATTTTGAGAAGGTAAATATCAATAAGTTGATTATTGATCAGGTGGAAATTTTTTCGCTTGAGCTGTCAAAGCAACAGTTACAATTGAATTTGACCTTACCTAAAAGAACTTTACATGCCTGGGTAGATAACGAAGCCTGTACCAAAATAATGAGCAACCTACTTTCTAACGCTGTAAAATATGCTGGTAGCTACATCAATATCAGTATGAAAGTATGCAACGCCGAAGGGAAGCGTAATGTGGTGATCAGGATAGAAAATGATGGGGAAATGATTGATGCGGAACATCAGCAGAAAATATTCGAACCTTTTTACAGGGTAAATCACCAAAAAAGTATTCCCGGATCTGGTATTGGGCTGGCACTGGCAAAGCACCTGGCAGAAATGCATCACGGGAAATTAATTTTGATCCAAAATGACGAAATCAATATATTTGAACTAACCATACCTATAAATCAAGAAGTAAAACTCGATTTAAGCTAA